The proteins below are encoded in one region of Candidatus Brocadiaceae bacterium:
- the fabG gene encoding 3-oxoacyl-[acyl-carrier-protein] reductase has product MELKDKVAIVTGGTRGIGKAIVLELAKSGCNIAFNYNKSGDMADALVKEIESLGVKGIPFQVDVANFEDAKNMVKEVKNTFGRVDFLVNNAGITRDKLLATMSEGDWDDVMNTNLKSVYNFSKAVIMQMIKQKSGSIVNISSVSGIMGMAGQVNYSSSKAGMIGFTKALAKEVGKAKVTVNAIACGFIETDMTAVLPQDYKDKMVEMVPVRRFGAPEEVARVARFLLSDDAKYITGNVIKVDGGLAM; this is encoded by the coding sequence ATGGAATTAAAGGATAAGGTTGCCATTGTTACCGGCGGTACGCGGGGCATAGGCAAGGCAATTGTGCTAGAGCTTGCGAAAAGCGGCTGTAACATTGCCTTCAATTACAACAAGAGCGGTGATATGGCAGATGCACTGGTAAAAGAAATTGAGTCTTTAGGGGTAAAGGGCATTCCGTTTCAAGTAGATGTTGCTAATTTCGAAGATGCCAAAAATATGGTAAAAGAAGTAAAAAACACCTTTGGCAGGGTTGACTTTCTGGTAAACAATGCGGGGATTACCCGTGATAAATTGCTTGCCACGATGAGCGAAGGAGATTGGGACGATGTGATGAATACGAATCTGAAAAGTGTCTACAATTTTTCCAAAGCGGTCATTATGCAAATGATCAAACAAAAGTCAGGCAGTATTGTAAACATTTCCTCCGTGAGTGGTATTATGGGTATGGCAGGGCAGGTAAATTATTCTTCTTCAAAGGCGGGTATGATCGGTTTCACCAAGGCGCTTGCGAAGGAAGTAGGAAAGGCCAAAGTTACCGTAAACGCGATTGCCTGTGGTTTTATCGAAACGGATATGACGGCCGTTTTGCCTCAGGATTATAAGGACAAGATGGTCGAAATGGTCCCGGTGAGAAGATTTGGCGCTCCCGAGGAGGTTGCCAGGGTTGCAAGATTCCTGTTATCTGATGACGCAAAATATATTACCGGAAATGTTATCAAGGTGGACGGCGGTCTGGCCATGTAG
- a CDS encoding Mut7-C ubiquitin/RNAse domain-containing protein, translating to MKKKIWSSYENVAQFHFYEKLNDFFPSEKREKNYSYQFRGNPSIKDPIEAIGVPHTEVDLIVVNGHSVSFEYRLQHGDQVAVYPEKVSTDIFPRVKLRDEPLKKHAFILDVHLGKLAKMLRMLGFDVVYENDYDDPEIIRRSLEEKRIIVTRDRRLLYVKVIVHGYCIRSMNSEEQLQEVLDRYDLYSQIRPFYRCMICNGKIRKIDKSLIIHRLEPKTKAYFNEFFLCEGCNRIYWKGSHHDRIQIRLEKVRRFHRDYKERVTRFM from the coding sequence ATGAAGAAAAAAATATGGAGTTCGTATGAAAATGTGGCACAATTTCATTTTTATGAAAAACTGAACGACTTTTTCCCTTCGGAGAAAAGAGAAAAGAACTATTCCTATCAATTTCGTGGTAATCCTTCTATAAAAGATCCGATAGAAGCAATCGGAGTACCCCATACTGAAGTTGACCTGATTGTCGTCAATGGGCATTCTGTGTCTTTTGAGTATCGATTGCAGCACGGTGACCAGGTAGCGGTATATCCGGAGAAGGTTTCTACTGATATTTTTCCCAGAGTGAAGCTTAGGGATGAACCACTGAAAAAGCATGCATTTATCCTCGATGTTCATCTTGGTAAGCTAGCCAAAATGCTCAGGATGCTTGGATTTGATGTCGTCTATGAAAATGATTATGACGACCCTGAAATTATTCGCCGGTCCTTGGAGGAAAAACGCATAATCGTTACACGAGATCGGCGACTGTTATACGTAAAGGTTATTGTCCATGGATATTGTATCCGTTCAATGAATTCTGAGGAGCAACTCCAGGAAGTGCTTGATCGCTATGATCTCTATTCCCAAATAAGACCGTTTTATCGGTGCATGATTTGCAACGGTAAAATAAGGAAAATTGATAAATCTTTAATTATCCATCGTTTGGAACCAAAGACAAAGGCCTATTTCAATGAATTCTTTTTATGTGAAGGATGTAACAGGATTTATTGGAAGGGTTCTCATCATGATCGGATACAAATTCGTCTGGAAAAGGTTCGTCGGTTTCATAGAGACTATAAAGAAAGAGTCACTCGATTTATGTGA
- a CDS encoding muconolactone Delta-isomerase family protein produces MLYLLKVEVKQMPQMPVKDFLGYVIKEWEYFSRFQRRGKILAGGKLAGRRGAAAIIDAESHEEMEEIVSKLPLFPFFTDIEITPLVAMEKALLDTKRIHSLMK; encoded by the coding sequence ATGTTATATCTTTTAAAGGTTGAGGTAAAACAGATGCCTCAGATGCCGGTAAAGGATTTTCTGGGATATGTGATTAAGGAATGGGAGTATTTCTCCCGGTTCCAGAGGCGAGGGAAGATTCTGGCAGGGGGAAAACTGGCTGGAAGGCGGGGGGCGGCCGCCATCATCGACGCGGAATCCCATGAGGAGATGGAAGAGATTGTCTCCAAACTACCACTCTTTCCGTTTTTTACCGACATAGAGATCACCCCGCTGGTAGCAATGGAAAAGGCCCTCCTTGATACAAAGCGGATTCATTCCCTCATGAAATAA
- a CDS encoding enoyl-CoA hydratase/isomerase family protein, giving the protein MKDIRMNRGDNSGYDHIEYEEIMADTGKAIGVIYMKKSPRNSIGSWLLDAIYDKMDQYEGDDKIGVIIIASKLRGVFSDGADRDELFGQWISGLVAEKNYERFHRAQEIFIEIENCKKPVIAAINGVTIGAGLELAMLCDLRIASEISFFSLPEAKPELGIIPGLGATQRLPRIVGAARAKEMLFLGKMIRAETALEWGLVNQVSPHKEVLHHAVDMAKVLLERDARVLKEMKKCINFAMENDIRKGIEYEVGLFAEMMRLKLVKEGE; this is encoded by the coding sequence ATGAAAGATATACGCATGAACCGTGGTGATAACTCTGGTTATGACCACATTGAATACGAAGAAATCATGGCTGATACTGGTAAGGCCATTGGTGTTATATATATGAAGAAGAGTCCCAGGAACTCCATTGGTTCATGGCTTCTGGATGCTATCTATGACAAGATGGATCAGTATGAAGGCGATGACAAAATCGGTGTCATTATTATTGCTAGCAAGCTCAGGGGGGTTTTCAGTGACGGCGCTGACCGTGACGAGCTCTTCGGTCAATGGATTTCCGGTCTTGTGGCTGAGAAAAACTATGAACGTTTTCATCGTGCTCAGGAGATATTTATAGAAATAGAAAATTGTAAAAAACCGGTGATTGCTGCTATTAACGGAGTGACTATTGGCGCAGGATTGGAGCTTGCGATGTTGTGTGACTTACGCATAGCATCGGAAATATCTTTTTTCAGTCTGCCTGAGGCAAAACCGGAACTTGGCATTATTCCGGGTTTGGGGGCGACACAACGTCTACCTCGTATTGTCGGCGCCGCGCGTGCGAAAGAAATGTTATTTCTTGGCAAGATGATTCGAGCTGAAACAGCCCTGGAGTGGGGACTCGTTAACCAAGTATCACCTCATAAAGAAGTGTTACATCATGCCGTCGATATGGCAAAGGTGCTTCTGGAACGGGATGCGAGGGTGCTCAAAGAGATGAAAAAGTGTATCAATTTTGCCATGGAAAATGACATTCGCAAAGGTATTGAATATGAGGTTGGACTCTTTGCTGAGATGATGCGGTTAAAGCTGGTGAAGGAAGGCGAATAA
- the acpS gene encoding holo-ACP synthase — protein sequence MDIGIDIIEIKRIERLFSANEAFLKRIYTEKEIQYCNPKKNRFQHYAARFATKEAMFKALGTGWVGAMKWTDIELLNNEKGKPYLNFYGMVKELVEKKNIGNAKVSLSHCKEYAIAQVLLIPKAVQKFCENKLTTENAEVYT from the coding sequence ATGGATATTGGTATAGATATAATAGAAATAAAACGTATTGAAAGATTGTTTTCTGCAAATGAGGCATTTTTAAAAAGAATCTATACGGAAAAAGAAATACAATACTGTAACCCAAAGAAGAACAGGTTTCAGCATTATGCTGCGCGTTTTGCCACAAAGGAAGCCATGTTTAAGGCATTAGGCACCGGATGGGTTGGTGCCATGAAATGGACGGATATAGAACTTTTAAATAATGAAAAAGGGAAACCATATTTGAATTTCTATGGGATGGTGAAAGAATTAGTGGAGAAAAAAAATATTGGCAATGCGAAGGTCTCTTTATCTCATTGTAAAGAATATGCTATTGCTCAGGTATTATTAATTCCCAAGGCGGTGCAGAAATTTTGCGAAAACAAATTAACCACTGAGAATGCAGAGGTCTATACATGA
- a CDS encoding efflux RND transporter periplasmic adaptor subunit has product MTLFLLSVTMKKKTIRIVTLVSVIVIIALLGALKAGLLTPAPEINEISAISGDRLFVSAQRVKFSRLVDKIIVSGTVLPNEEVTLTSEVSGKIVRIFFEEGGRVKKNDLLIKMNDDELQAQLQKVLSQKKLADNIEARQRDLFKKGIISQEEYDKVLTSAHSFQAELDLVNARIKKTEIRAPFDGAIGLRYVSEGTYLYPEMRIANLISITPVKVDFAVPEKYWNRVNDGNKIYFRVEGDPQHYEAEVYAIEPKIHPKTRTLQIRAVYPNAKCEILPGAFAQIELILREFENTIQIPTEALIPESGRQKVYVYREEKAMPVFVETGIRTAGSIQIVDGLQPGDILITTGMLQIRPGMPVELSDIR; this is encoded by the coding sequence GTGACGTTGTTTCTCCTGTCGGTAACTATGAAAAAGAAAACGATAAGAATTGTTACCCTTGTCTCGGTAATTGTCATAATTGCCCTGCTGGGCGCTTTGAAAGCAGGGCTTTTAACTCCTGCGCCTGAAATCAATGAGATTTCAGCAATATCCGGAGATCGTTTGTTTGTCAGTGCGCAACGTGTCAAATTTTCCAGGCTCGTTGATAAAATTATCGTTTCCGGAACCGTGCTTCCGAATGAAGAAGTCACATTGACCAGTGAGGTGTCTGGCAAAATTGTACGTATTTTCTTTGAGGAGGGAGGCAGAGTAAAAAAAAACGATTTACTGATAAAGATGAATGATGACGAATTACAGGCACAATTGCAAAAAGTCCTATCACAAAAAAAATTAGCAGACAACATAGAAGCTCGACAGCGTGACCTTTTCAAAAAAGGGATCATCAGTCAGGAAGAGTATGATAAAGTACTTACCAGCGCACATTCATTCCAGGCCGAATTGGATCTGGTAAATGCCAGAATCAAAAAAACGGAAATAAGAGCGCCTTTTGACGGCGCTATCGGATTACGGTACGTAAGTGAAGGGACGTACCTGTATCCGGAAATGCGCATAGCGAATTTAATAAGCATAACACCGGTAAAAGTTGATTTTGCTGTCCCGGAGAAATACTGGAACAGGGTAAATGACGGCAACAAAATCTATTTCAGGGTGGAAGGAGACCCTCAACACTATGAAGCTGAAGTATATGCCATCGAGCCAAAGATACATCCCAAAACCAGAACATTGCAGATACGGGCAGTCTATCCGAATGCAAAGTGCGAAATACTGCCGGGGGCGTTTGCTCAGATAGAACTGATTCTCAGGGAATTTGAGAATACCATTCAGATACCTACGGAGGCGCTTATCCCTGAAAGCGGAAGGCAGAAGGTGTATGTGTACCGTGAAGAAAAGGCTATGCCGGTTTTCGTTGAAACGGGGATCCGTACTGCCGGAAGCATTCAGATAGTGGATGGTTTGCAGCCTGGAGATATCCTGATAACAACTGGTATGTTACAAATCAGACCAGGCATGCCTGTAGAACTCTCTGATATCCGTTAA
- a CDS encoding beta-ketoacyl-[acyl-carrier-protein] synthase family protein — translation MKKRVVITGMGVVSPLGSTKEEFWDNLVEGKSGIAPMTSLDLSPYTCKLGGEVRGLSVETHLGKKGLKYLNKGTRFLGSAAKMALDDANLSPEDGSLADQMGMVIGSSLGNFSETTDYFFEIIRNNPSELSPMCSYDVALNSSINYVSVTFKIKGPVRTLSAGFTSSTDAIGDACRMIKRGMAKVMVAGGVEQISIDLYLIFYLRGLLSGLDGTSEVCAPFDRERNGFVMAEGSQVIVLEELQHALDRGARIYAEVKGFGNTFAGGKKYSMEEKVRRVEKAMHYALEDAGLTKENIDCINAGANGCKTQDYIEFMAIQSLYGENAVHIPISAIKSNVGESYGTAGAAQIISAVMSINTGTIPHIINHKEQDQENNLNLVLEKPLKKEINHAAVHNMDYDGNNSCLIVSTFNK, via the coding sequence ATGAAAAAAAGAGTTGTTATTACTGGTATGGGGGTTGTGTCTCCTCTTGGGTCAACAAAAGAGGAATTCTGGGACAACCTTGTAGAAGGAAAATCGGGCATTGCGCCAATGACTTCCCTGGATCTTTCTCCCTATACATGCAAATTGGGTGGCGAGGTACGAGGTCTTTCCGTTGAAACCCACCTTGGTAAAAAAGGCCTAAAATATCTGAATAAGGGAACACGGTTCCTGGGGTCAGCGGCTAAAATGGCTCTGGACGATGCAAACCTTTCGCCGGAGGATGGATCCTTAGCTGATCAGATGGGAATGGTGATTGGGTCGTCATTGGGGAATTTTTCGGAGACAACAGATTACTTTTTTGAAATTATCAGGAATAATCCGTCGGAACTTTCACCGATGTGCAGCTACGATGTAGCATTAAACTCATCCATCAATTATGTATCAGTCACCTTTAAGATCAAGGGGCCTGTGCGCACGCTTTCTGCCGGTTTTACATCGAGTACAGATGCCATAGGGGATGCCTGTAGGATGATAAAGCGTGGTATGGCGAAGGTTATGGTGGCCGGTGGCGTGGAGCAAATCTCTATTGACCTGTACCTGATTTTTTATCTGAGGGGTTTACTGTCCGGTTTGGATGGAACAAGTGAGGTTTGCGCGCCATTTGATAGGGAAAGAAACGGTTTTGTAATGGCCGAAGGAAGTCAAGTTATTGTCCTTGAAGAACTGCAACATGCCCTGGACAGAGGAGCTCGTATCTATGCAGAGGTAAAAGGATTTGGCAATACTTTTGCGGGTGGTAAAAAATATTCCATGGAAGAAAAGGTACGACGCGTGGAAAAAGCCATGCATTATGCCTTGGAAGATGCAGGGCTTACAAAAGAAAACATTGATTGTATCAACGCCGGTGCTAATGGATGTAAAACACAGGACTACATTGAATTCATGGCGATTCAATCCCTATACGGTGAAAACGCTGTTCATATCCCAATTTCTGCAATCAAATCGAATGTGGGCGAGAGTTATGGTACTGCGGGCGCTGCCCAGATCATTTCTGCGGTGATGTCGATAAATACCGGTACCATTCCTCACATCATAAATCACAAGGAACAAGATCAAGAGAATAATCTGAATCTCGTCTTGGAAAAGCCCCTCAAAAAAGAAATTAATCATGCTGCGGTCCACAACATGGATTATGATGGGAATAATTCCTGCCTGATTGTTAGCACGTTCAATAAATAA
- a CDS encoding FAD-dependent oxidoreductase yields MSKLFTHITIGKMIVKNRISMSAMDLGFTSDGAINDRIINFYVERAKGGVGLIVIGGCYPQMGGKVWKSIIGLDKDEFIPELKRLADAVHEYDTRIAAQLLHGGRSASSFFTKMQPIAPSSLAHKNIKQEPHILTVPEIKKVIDGYVNATVRIKKAGFDAVELHGGMGYLINQFLSPATNKRSDEYGGTLENRVRFAREIIIAIKDAAGDDYPVIFRLSGNDFVKDGLELDESLEIARILEQAGADAFNVSPGWHESRTPIMSMIIPRMAYVFLSDRIRSQVNVPVLASVRINDLTLAEEILDNEQADMVSIGRPLIADPELPKKYEGGQLDDIRSCIACNQGCFDSLLSFKSISCTYNARAGHEGEYKIAKTDKQKKVVVVGGGPAGMEAARVLTLRGHNVTLYDRNNQLGGQLRFAFIPPGREEIQHMISYLERQITKLKVNIILGKEVDLHTLEKERPDAVVVATGGNPIMLDLPGMNEKSVCLACSVLEGKVHLGKDVVIIGGGTIGSEVALHIARQGAMTPDVACFLLKHDVINAQDVVELTTKGNRNITVLEMKKKLGGGFGISTRWIILDELKSAGIKEITEVKVKEVISNHKENGKTMSQVVYEKGGLDHTVKADTIIIAVGYCPNEDLRRQIEGKFEEMYCIGDCVKVRTALEAVHEGFQTALKI; encoded by the coding sequence ATGAGCAAATTATTTACTCACATAACGATTGGCAAAATGATCGTAAAGAACAGGATCTCCATGTCCGCCATGGATTTGGGATTTACTTCTGATGGGGCAATAAACGATCGTATTATTAATTTTTATGTGGAAAGGGCAAAGGGGGGGGTAGGTCTCATTGTTATTGGAGGGTGCTATCCGCAAATGGGTGGCAAGGTATGGAAGAGTATCATCGGATTGGATAAGGATGAATTCATTCCGGAATTAAAAAGGCTTGCTGACGCTGTTCACGAATATGACACACGTATTGCAGCGCAATTGCTTCATGGCGGAAGAAGCGCGTCCTCTTTTTTTACAAAGATGCAGCCCATTGCACCGTCATCACTGGCTCACAAGAACATAAAGCAGGAGCCCCATATCTTAACGGTTCCGGAGATAAAAAAGGTTATTGACGGATATGTCAATGCCACAGTCAGGATAAAGAAGGCGGGGTTTGACGCGGTGGAATTACATGGAGGGATGGGTTACCTTATTAATCAGTTCCTTTCGCCGGCAACGAATAAACGAAGTGATGAATATGGGGGAACCCTTGAAAACAGGGTTCGATTTGCCAGGGAAATAATTATAGCGATCAAGGACGCGGCGGGTGATGATTATCCGGTTATCTTCAGGCTTTCAGGAAATGATTTCGTGAAGGATGGGCTTGAACTGGATGAGAGTCTTGAAATTGCCAGAATATTGGAACAGGCAGGCGCCGACGCATTTAATGTTTCTCCCGGCTGGCATGAAAGCAGGACGCCCATCATGTCGATGATCATTCCCCGTATGGCATATGTATTTTTATCAGATAGAATCCGATCGCAGGTAAACGTTCCGGTGCTTGCTTCTGTGCGCATTAACGACCTTACGTTGGCAGAAGAAATTTTAGACAATGAACAGGCGGATATGGTGTCCATTGGCAGACCCCTTATTGCGGACCCGGAGTTACCGAAGAAATATGAAGGTGGACAATTGGATGATATCAGGTCTTGTATTGCCTGCAATCAGGGATGTTTTGACTCTCTATTGAGTTTTAAGTCGATATCCTGTACCTATAACGCAAGGGCAGGACATGAAGGGGAATACAAAATAGCCAAAACGGACAAACAAAAAAAGGTTGTGGTCGTAGGAGGAGGACCAGCAGGTATGGAAGCGGCACGTGTTTTAACGTTACGGGGACACAATGTAACGCTATACGATAGGAATAATCAACTGGGAGGACAATTGCGTTTTGCCTTTATTCCTCCGGGACGCGAAGAAATACAACATATGATTTCCTATCTGGAGCGGCAGATAACGAAGCTAAAGGTGAATATCATATTGGGAAAAGAGGTGGATTTGCATACGCTGGAAAAAGAACGTCCCGATGCGGTAGTTGTTGCTACCGGCGGTAATCCCATAATGCTCGATCTGCCAGGAATGAACGAAAAGAGCGTATGTCTTGCCTGTTCAGTACTGGAAGGGAAAGTACACCTTGGTAAAGACGTGGTCATAATTGGGGGGGGTACGATAGGGAGCGAGGTTGCCTTACATATTGCCAGACAGGGGGCAATGACTCCGGATGTGGCCTGTTTTCTTCTAAAACACGACGTTATCAATGCACAGGATGTCGTGGAGCTTACAACAAAGGGAAACAGAAACATTACCGTTCTTGAAATGAAAAAGAAGCTTGGTGGTGGATTTGGCATTTCTACAAGATGGATTATTCTCGACGAGTTAAAATCCGCGGGAATAAAAGAAATTACTGAGGTAAAAGTGAAAGAAGTAATCAGTAACCATAAAGAAAATGGAAAAACCATGAGCCAGGTTGTCTATGAAAAGGGCGGCCTGGACCATACGGTTAAGGCGGATACAATCATCATTGCCGTGGGGTATTGCCCGAACGAAGATTTGCGAAGGCAGATAGAGGGCAAATTTGAGGAGATGTATTGTATCGGTGATTGTGTCAAGGTGCGCACGGCGCTGGAAGCAGTTCACGAGGGGTTTCAAACCGCATTGAAAATATGA
- a CDS encoding beta-ketoacyl-[acyl-carrier-protein] synthase family protein: protein MRKVVITGMGLVTPVGIGVRKSWESFIGGRDGANEMKSFDTSQYKVHRSCEVKDFDLEVGLENQIKENTIHKYVYYAAREALQESGLLEAKGFNRERFGITIGTLAAELTPFERRLRRYTLKKDNGFDTIVAAVYPPNSITNVLAQHFDFEGPTMVSLNACSSGNHAIAWAYDLLAENKMDVIMVGGGDMIPQTEFTHFHNLKALAPDRCQPFDKNRKGLMIGEGAGILIMERYEFAKNRGAEIIAEMAGYGLSCDGFHMTAPHPKGEGAIKCMSNAMKMAGLSCADIDYINAHGTGTPHNDKTETLAIKHVFGEYACKIPCSSTKSMIGHLMGAASAVESIICCLVLRHGIIPPTINYETPDSECDLDIVPNKAREAKVGSIVNNSFAFGGNNATTIFTKLE from the coding sequence ATGCGGAAAGTCGTTATTACCGGTATGGGTTTGGTCACACCTGTTGGAATAGGTGTAAGAAAAAGCTGGGAATCATTTATCGGTGGACGTGATGGCGCCAATGAAATGAAGTCCTTTGATACTTCTCAATATAAGGTTCATCGTTCTTGTGAGGTAAAGGATTTTGATTTGGAGGTGGGGCTTGAAAATCAGATAAAAGAAAATACCATCCATAAATATGTTTATTATGCTGCTCGGGAGGCATTACAGGAAAGTGGTTTATTAGAGGCAAAAGGGTTTAACAGAGAACGCTTCGGTATCACCATTGGTACGCTTGCGGCAGAGTTAACACCTTTTGAGAGACGTTTGAGGCGGTATACTTTAAAAAAGGATAATGGGTTTGATACGATCGTTGCGGCTGTCTATCCTCCGAATTCCATTACAAACGTATTAGCTCAGCATTTTGATTTTGAAGGTCCGACGATGGTATCTCTCAACGCCTGTTCTTCAGGGAATCATGCCATTGCCTGGGCCTATGACCTTCTTGCAGAAAACAAGATGGATGTGATCATGGTTGGCGGAGGAGACATGATTCCGCAAACAGAATTTACCCACTTCCATAACCTTAAGGCGTTGGCCCCCGACCGTTGCCAGCCTTTTGATAAAAATCGCAAAGGACTTATGATAGGAGAAGGGGCTGGAATACTGATTATGGAACGGTATGAGTTCGCGAAAAATCGCGGGGCGGAGATTATTGCGGAGATGGCTGGTTATGGGTTAAGTTGCGATGGGTTCCATATGACAGCGCCGCATCCAAAAGGAGAAGGCGCAATAAAATGCATGAGCAACGCCATGAAAATGGCTGGACTTTCCTGCGCGGATATCGATTATATTAATGCGCACGGTACAGGTACACCGCATAATGATAAGACAGAGACCCTTGCTATAAAACATGTTTTCGGGGAATATGCCTGTAAAATTCCCTGCAGTTCGACAAAATCAATGATTGGGCATCTTATGGGTGCGGCGAGCGCCGTGGAATCAATTATATGCTGTTTGGTGCTCAGACATGGAATTATACCTCCGACAATAAACTATGAAACACCTGACTCGGAATGTGATCTTGACATTGTACCCAATAAGGCGCGTGAAGCAAAGGTAGGGAGTATTGTTAATAATTCGTTTGCCTTTGGTGGCAATAATGCTACGACGATATTTACTAAGCTGGAATGA
- a CDS encoding B12-binding domain-containing radical SAM protein, with the protein MKKLVLINPHPIGNVGEENVSVLNQMPVNLGYLKALTPAHWKVDIIDETQEYAIDENTGDITFEGADLVGITSVSYQAHRAYKIAAACKKRGIPVIMGGIHATSFPEEVEKYVDCVVIREAVTLWEKILDDFENGCLQKRYDGGLTSMDIYHGLRSDRKFLKDKYKYRYSGIITTAGCPFSCEFCSVPQFQGRKYRERPIEDVLDEFESINGQYRGLILTDENFYGHSKKSNERVRDLFKGMVERGIYQNWFGFTSLNIYKDDETLEYMAKSGCVGVLIGIESIEEEALKTMNKNVNLRISTENYFEAIANIRKHGLAVWGTMVFGNDADTPDTFKKVADFILNSHIDIMTCGILCPFINTPLYNRLKRDGRLFRTNFPEDWKYYTSHHLTYILKSLSLQDLINGFQYLYDKIFSTEILRKRFHSAKDELNNNMNAAMFAFRVNLDWQSVYQHLIQNLKELQTSGYYDDALQRYEYAKKHGEKPDLTPIEVST; encoded by the coding sequence ATGAAAAAACTGGTTCTTATTAATCCTCATCCGATTGGCAATGTTGGAGAGGAAAACGTTTCTGTGTTAAATCAAATGCCGGTTAATCTGGGTTATCTGAAAGCGTTAACTCCGGCACACTGGAAAGTTGATATTATAGATGAAACACAGGAATATGCCATAGATGAAAATACCGGGGATATTACTTTTGAAGGCGCTGACCTGGTTGGTATTACTTCCGTTAGTTATCAGGCCCACCGTGCATATAAGATTGCTGCTGCGTGTAAAAAACGAGGGATTCCGGTAATTATGGGGGGTATTCATGCCACGAGCTTTCCCGAAGAGGTAGAAAAATATGTTGATTGCGTTGTAATCAGGGAAGCGGTGACCCTTTGGGAAAAAATCCTTGATGATTTTGAAAATGGTTGCCTCCAAAAGAGATATGACGGCGGTCTTACCTCTATGGATATTTACCATGGCTTGCGGTCTGATAGGAAGTTTTTAAAGGATAAATATAAATATCGATACTCCGGAATTATAACAACAGCCGGGTGTCCGTTCAGTTGTGAATTTTGTTCAGTACCTCAGTTCCAGGGGAGAAAATATCGTGAAAGACCGATAGAGGACGTCTTAGACGAATTCGAATCCATTAACGGGCAATATCGTGGTTTGATTTTGACGGATGAGAATTTTTACGGGCATAGTAAAAAATCCAACGAACGTGTGAGAGACCTTTTTAAAGGCATGGTAGAACGAGGTATTTATCAGAACTGGTTTGGTTTTACCTCTCTTAACATATATAAAGACGATGAAACTCTTGAGTATATGGCAAAGAGCGGGTGCGTGGGAGTTTTGATCGGTATCGAATCTATTGAAGAAGAAGCGCTTAAGACGATGAATAAAAATGTTAACCTGCGAATTTCCACTGAAAATTATTTTGAAGCTATTGCAAATATTCGGAAGCATGGACTTGCGGTATGGGGTACTATGGTATTTGGAAACGATGCCGATACTCCAGACACGTTTAAAAAGGTTGCCGATTTTATTTTAAATTCCCACATTGACATCATGACGTGTGGCATCTTATGTCCTTTTATCAATACGCCTCTATACAACCGATTAAAGAGAGATGGCAGGCTTTTTAGGACAAATTTTCCCGAAGACTGGAAATATTATACGTCGCATCATCTTACCTATATATTGAAAAGTTTGTCACTTCAGGACCTTATCAACGGTTTTCAGTATTTATATGATAAGATCTTTTCCACTGAGATACTTCGAAAAAGATTTCACAGCGCCAAGGATGAATTGAATAATAATATGAATGCTGCAATGTTTGCTTTCAGGGTAAATCTGGATTGGCAGAGTGTCTATCAACACTTGATTCAGAATTTAAAAGAATTACAGACCTCCGGATATTATGACGATGCTTTACAGCGCTACGAGTATGCAAAAAAGCATGGGGAAAAACCTGACTTGACGCCGATAGAGGTCTCAACGTAA